In the genome of Taurinivorans muris, one region contains:
- the recJ gene encoding single-stranded-DNA-specific exonuclease RecJ, translating into MRKVIWKKQAAHSEYEIPASLIEQLGISSRLASILQERNIKHDEIAAFLSPHLRYLALPEKWPGIAEGAKCIANALLAGKKIVVWGDYDVDGITGVCVVLEVLRYYGFDPLWHLPERISEGYGLNESYLEKLAEQGATVLLTVDCGISDFKAVERANELGFTVIVSDHHLPQDSLPRAHVLCNPKLADCPCSELAGVGVAFFLMAEVNRLLSKACGKPKMDMREVLDLVAFGTLSDMVPLIEQNRILVKNGMLLLNEARRLGFAALKHVSRMNSKDPLTTRQIVFALAPRINAAGRMAEASMAVKLLMSKDVEEVKEIVAVLDKYNEDRKQEEKEMIKEALEQARAQECSPAIFVAKEEWNQGIVGIIASRLVEKYYKPAFVFCKDGDMWKASARSIDAINLHEAIAHCAEFLNSFGGHQMAAGVRVEDKNFQAFQECFCAYLNKEYGTDGFEEIVYYDGELSFCEAVDYHFKREIASLQPFGISNREPVFLSPELIIKQAYFYGYLKNHVRLTLYDESTKTTIQVKMWGQAHNFEENAVGRRMQVLFVLNLDVHSNLEEPIKIKHWNFID; encoded by the coding sequence ATGCGAAAAGTGATATGGAAAAAGCAAGCCGCACATTCTGAGTATGAAATTCCCGCTTCTCTTATTGAACAACTGGGAATTTCTTCTCGCCTTGCGTCCATATTGCAGGAACGGAATATTAAACACGATGAAATCGCCGCTTTTTTAAGCCCGCATTTGCGGTATCTTGCCTTGCCTGAAAAATGGCCCGGTATTGCTGAAGGGGCAAAATGCATTGCAAATGCGCTTCTTGCGGGAAAAAAAATTGTCGTTTGGGGTGATTACGATGTCGACGGCATTACCGGCGTTTGCGTTGTTTTGGAAGTTTTGCGCTATTACGGTTTCGACCCTTTATGGCATTTGCCCGAACGCATTTCCGAAGGCTACGGATTGAATGAATCGTATCTGGAAAAGCTTGCGGAACAAGGCGCAACGGTTTTACTGACCGTTGACTGCGGCATTTCTGATTTTAAAGCCGTGGAACGGGCTAACGAACTCGGGTTTACGGTTATCGTGTCCGACCACCATTTGCCGCAGGACTCTTTGCCCCGCGCCCATGTGCTTTGCAATCCCAAATTGGCGGATTGTCCTTGTTCCGAACTTGCCGGGGTAGGGGTCGCATTTTTTCTTATGGCGGAAGTCAACAGGCTTTTATCCAAGGCTTGCGGCAAGCCTAAGATGGATATGCGGGAAGTGCTTGATTTAGTGGCTTTTGGAACGCTTTCCGATATGGTTCCATTAATTGAACAAAACCGCATACTAGTGAAAAACGGCATGCTTTTGCTGAATGAAGCCCGGCGCTTGGGCTTTGCGGCTTTGAAACATGTTTCAAGAATGAACAGCAAGGACCCTCTCACCACACGGCAAATCGTTTTCGCTCTTGCTCCCAGAATCAATGCGGCGGGCAGAATGGCGGAAGCTTCGATGGCGGTGAAGCTTCTGATGTCAAAGGATGTTGAAGAAGTGAAAGAAATTGTTGCGGTACTTGACAAATATAATGAAGACCGCAAGCAAGAAGAAAAAGAAATGATAAAAGAGGCGTTGGAGCAGGCAAGGGCTCAAGAGTGTTCTCCTGCGATTTTTGTGGCAAAAGAAGAATGGAATCAGGGTATTGTCGGAATAATCGCTTCCCGTTTAGTGGAAAAGTATTACAAGCCCGCTTTTGTTTTTTGCAAAGACGGCGATATGTGGAAAGCGTCAGCAAGAAGTATCGATGCTATTAATTTGCATGAAGCCATAGCCCATTGTGCTGAATTTTTAAATAGTTTCGGCGGCCATCAAATGGCGGCGGGCGTTCGTGTTGAAGATAAGAATTTTCAAGCGTTTCAAGAATGTTTCTGTGCTTATCTGAATAAGGAATACGGCACGGACGGTTTTGAGGAAATTGTTTATTATGACGGGGAACTTTCCTTCTGTGAAGCTGTTGATTATCATTTTAAGCGGGAAATAGCTTCTTTGCAGCCCTTTGGCATATCCAATAGGGAACCCGTTTTCCTTTCTCCGGAGCTTATCATCAAGCAGGCATATTTTTACGGATATTTAAAAAATCATGTCCGGCTGACCTTATATGATGAAAGCACCAAAACAACAATCCAGGTGAAAATGTGGGGACAAGCCCATAATTTTGAGGAAAATGCCGTAGGACGGCGCATGCAGGTTTTATTTGTGCTTAATCTTGACGTGCATTCCAACTTGGAAGAACCTATAAAAATCAAGCATTGGAATTTTATCGATTAG
- a CDS encoding MiaB/RimO family radical SAM methylthiotransferase translates to MSFSFQILTYGCKVNQYESQSVREYWQGFGAREIFEKDEIPDLILLSGCAVTAQGVADARQMVRKILRETPRTKVIVTGCAASAEPEDFCFENVLACISQTAKWNLLHYHPFELPRELTEKNTVYPDFSIQGFTRSRPVLKIQDGCSHFCTYCIVPYTRGKARSRPLKESLAELGRLLEAGFCEIMISGINLRQYSADKLDFWGFLRRVEREFGAEWKGRARIRLSSLEPAQLNDEGLETLAESSLLCPHLHLSLQSGSPGVLQRMGREHYTPEYMAEQISKIKSFWNTFGLGADFLMGFPAETEAELAETLALVKALPFTYAHVFPFSARKGTKAENLQGQLEKHVKQEHAQKVRAEIEAKKEHFLSAMLEKKEMRLSLDVGTKSGWNEFYVACRLENAPQTRELLAVKPVRVENSVLYVEQINN, encoded by the coding sequence ATGAGTTTTAGTTTTCAGATTTTGACCTACGGGTGCAAAGTCAACCAATATGAATCCCAGTCCGTACGGGAATATTGGCAGGGATTTGGAGCGAGGGAAATTTTTGAAAAAGATGAAATTCCGGATTTGATTTTGCTGTCCGGCTGTGCCGTGACCGCGCAGGGTGTTGCGGACGCACGGCAAATGGTGCGGAAAATTCTGCGGGAAACGCCCCGGACAAAAGTCATTGTCACAGGTTGTGCCGCCAGTGCGGAACCGGAGGACTTTTGTTTTGAAAATGTGCTTGCCTGCATAAGCCAGACGGCGAAATGGAACTTGCTGCATTATCACCCTTTTGAACTGCCGCGGGAATTGACGGAAAAAAATACTGTTTATCCCGATTTTTCCATACAAGGTTTTACCCGTTCCCGTCCGGTTTTAAAAATTCAGGACGGTTGTTCCCATTTTTGCACGTATTGCATTGTGCCGTATACAAGGGGCAAGGCGCGTTCCCGTCCTTTAAAGGAGAGTTTGGCAGAACTTGGGCGCTTGCTTGAGGCGGGATTTTGTGAAATTATGATTTCCGGAATTAATTTGCGTCAATATTCCGCTGACAAGCTTGATTTTTGGGGTTTTTTGCGTAGGGTTGAACGTGAATTCGGGGCTGAATGGAAAGGAAGGGCGAGAATCAGGCTCAGTTCCTTGGAGCCGGCGCAATTGAATGATGAGGGGCTTGAAACATTGGCGGAAAGTTCTTTGCTTTGCCCGCATCTGCACTTGTCTCTGCAAAGCGGTTCGCCCGGTGTTCTGCAAAGAATGGGAAGAGAGCATTATACGCCTGAATACATGGCGGAGCAAATCAGCAAGATTAAATCATTTTGGAACACGTTCGGGCTCGGTGCCGATTTTTTAATGGGATTTCCTGCCGAAACGGAAGCGGAATTGGCTGAAACGCTCGCTTTGGTTAAGGCTTTGCCGTTTACCTACGCCCATGTTTTTCCTTTTTCCGCAAGAAAAGGGACAAAGGCGGAAAATTTGCAGGGACAGCTTGAAAAACATGTGAAACAAGAGCATGCCCAAAAAGTCCGGGCTGAAATTGAAGCAAAGAAAGAGCATTTTTTGTCTGCTATGCTTGAAAAAAAAGAAATGCGTCTAAGTTTGGATGTGGGTACAAAAAGCGGCTGGAATGAGTTTTATGTTGCGTGCCGCCTTGAAAACGCTCCTCAAACCCGTGAACTGCTTGCCGTAAAGCCTGTCCGTGTTGAAAACTCCGTGCTTTATGTGGAACAAATCAATAACTGA
- the gmk gene encoding guanylate kinase, translating into MVKRQGVPFVLCAPSGAGKSTLAKKLCAEFDLAFSVSCTTRAPRQGEIDGVHYCFVTKEDFEEKIRNNEFAEWAVVHGNYYGTPLKPVLEKLEQGKDMLFDIDIQGAAQLSLSLPRARFVFVFPPSLTVLRERLEKRGTDSAETIERRMKNAQGEIEGSHWFEAWIVNDDLDTAYDELRAFYLSCTLNPKLFPQLLKSVLEK; encoded by the coding sequence ATGGTGAAAAGGCAAGGTGTTCCTTTTGTTTTATGTGCTCCGTCAGGGGCGGGGAAAAGTACGCTGGCTAAAAAGCTTTGTGCGGAATTTGATTTGGCGTTTTCCGTTTCCTGCACGACGAGAGCCCCCCGGCAGGGTGAAATCGACGGTGTTCATTATTGTTTCGTGACAAAGGAAGATTTTGAAGAAAAAATCCGCAATAATGAATTTGCAGAATGGGCTGTTGTGCACGGAAATTATTACGGCACGCCTTTAAAACCGGTTCTTGAAAAACTTGAACAGGGAAAAGATATGTTATTTGACATAGATATACAAGGTGCCGCTCAATTGTCCCTTTCTTTGCCCCGTGCGAGGTTTGTTTTTGTTTTTCCTCCGTCTTTAACCGTTTTGCGGGAACGTCTTGAAAAACGCGGTACGGACAGCGCAGAAACCATTGAGCGGCGGATGAAGAACGCCCAAGGTGAAATTGAAGGTTCCCATTGGTTTGAAGCTTGGATTGTCAATGATGATTTGGATACGGCGTATGATGAATTGCGTGCTTTCTATCTTTCCTGCACGCTCAATCCGAAACTTTTTCCGCAATTATTAAAATCTGTTCTTGAAAAATAG
- a CDS encoding tetratricopeptide repeat protein — MSEAFKQDRIYGVFSSQEVKKVGTGTTTRKTVSKIFWFVEEQEDESIVVQSINANYVPTGVKKTITKEVLLEKYSPEPEFYASTVYPKMKELSDTLDSADAARKNGEIFSAEFEYNHALKIDVGNVRANFGIGLTYLERGDTEKAKNIFDRLVNLEGAYSEEHKHLFNEFGINLRKSKMYSQATEYYNRALALNKTDENLFINLARVHLEQKEYEECFNALALALQISPKNEIAVKFINWLKNKNLINEKQFEQVQEYI; from the coding sequence ATGTCAGAAGCATTCAAACAAGATAGGATTTATGGGGTTTTTTCTTCACAGGAAGTAAAAAAAGTGGGAACAGGAACGACGACACGTAAGACGGTTTCCAAGATTTTTTGGTTTGTCGAGGAACAAGAGGACGAATCCATCGTTGTGCAGTCTATCAATGCCAATTATGTTCCGACAGGGGTGAAAAAGACCATTACAAAAGAGGTGCTGCTTGAAAAATATTCTCCGGAACCGGAATTTTACGCAAGTACCGTGTATCCGAAAATGAAGGAATTGAGCGATACGCTTGACAGTGCCGATGCCGCGAGAAAAAACGGTGAGATTTTCAGTGCGGAATTTGAATACAATCATGCATTGAAAATCGATGTGGGAAATGTGCGCGCAAACTTTGGTATTGGTTTGACCTATTTGGAAAGGGGCGATACGGAAAAAGCGAAAAATATTTTCGACCGTTTGGTTAATCTCGAAGGTGCGTATTCCGAAGAACATAAGCATTTGTTCAATGAATTCGGAATAAATTTGCGCAAATCGAAAATGTACAGCCAAGCGACCGAATATTACAACCGCGCTTTGGCGCTGAACAAAACCGATGAAAACCTTTTTATCAATTTAGCCCGCGTGCATTTGGAGCAAAAGGAATATGAAGAATGCTTCAACGCCTTGGCGCTCGCTTTGCAGATTTCCCCTAAAAATGAAATTGCGGTGAAATTTATCAATTGGCTGAAAAACAAAAATTTAATCAACGAAAAGCAGTTTGAGCAAGTGCAAGAATATATTTGA
- a CDS encoding extracellular matrix/biofilm biosynthesis regulator RemA family protein, whose product MQKESLIRIGNGNFVIASRVVAILNPASSPMRRLREDAKNDGRLIDATQGKKTRAIIVLDSNHVLLSSVGAETMSQRIFATKQDGAGQGFSEQQEEPAEKK is encoded by the coding sequence ATGCAAAAAGAAAGCCTTATCCGTATCGGGAATGGTAATTTTGTCATCGCTTCACGCGTTGTCGCAATTTTAAATCCTGCATCTTCGCCCATGCGCAGGCTTCGTGAAGATGCTAAAAACGACGGCAGACTCATTGACGCGACCCAAGGGAAAAAAACCCGCGCCATCATTGTGCTTGATTCCAATCATGTCCTTTTATCCTCCGTCGGAGCTGAAACCATGAGTCAGCGTATTTTCGCAACAAAACAGGACGGGGCGGGACAGGGTTTTTCTGAACAGCAGGAAGAGCCAGCCGAGAAAAAATAA
- the pyrF gene encoding orotidine-5'-phosphate decarboxylase, with amino-acid sequence MAELIVALDFDKAGDAYDLAEKIQGVVPWVKVGLELFIAEGPQIVQKFKAIGFNVFLDLKLYDIPNTVKGAAQSACQAGADLLTVHLSGGRRMCEAALEVSRTHGEAMKIFGVSVLTSFAEGELIGYDGTLSDLVGLLAKGACEWGMHGIVCSGHEVEKIKKIAPQIKCLTPGIRLDENGAGDDQRRIMTPRKAVAAGSDYLVVGRPITRAKDPRSVAVVINTEMNEALEELNK; translated from the coding sequence ATGGCTGAACTTATTGTTGCGTTGGATTTTGACAAGGCCGGCGACGCCTATGATCTTGCAGAAAAAATACAGGGTGTTGTGCCTTGGGTGAAGGTGGGACTGGAACTCTTTATTGCCGAAGGTCCGCAAATCGTGCAAAAGTTTAAAGCAATAGGCTTTAATGTTTTTCTTGATTTAAAACTCTATGACATTCCTAATACGGTGAAAGGCGCAGCGCAGTCGGCGTGTCAGGCAGGCGCAGATTTGCTGACCGTTCACTTGTCCGGCGGCAGGCGCATGTGCGAAGCCGCTTTGGAAGTGAGCCGCACTCATGGGGAAGCAATGAAGATTTTTGGTGTTTCGGTTTTGACAAGTTTTGCGGAAGGGGAACTGATAGGATATGACGGAACCCTTTCGGATCTTGTGGGACTTTTGGCGAAGGGCGCCTGTGAATGGGGTATGCATGGCATTGTCTGTTCCGGGCATGAAGTGGAAAAAATAAAGAAAATCGCACCGCAAATCAAATGCTTGACTCCCGGAATCCGCTTGGATGAAAACGGCGCGGGCGATGACCAGCGCAGAATAATGACTCCCCGCAAAGCCGTGGCGGCAGGTTCCGATTATCTTGTCGTGGGCAGGCCGATAACAAGGGCAAAAGACCCGAGAAGTGTTGCGGTTGTTATCAATACTGAAATGAATGAAGCATTGGAAGAACTTAATAAATAG
- a CDS encoding YicC/YloC family endoribonuclease, which yields MKILRSMTGFGRSVRHNERYSLICEIRSVNGRFLDIKWKLPALLRPFESRFEKTARQHAARGRVEISFTLQEINQKGLVSFDHAQADAMLAELKNLAEKRDEVYQIDYNSLLKIPTLWLGNEEEASEELVEFAQESLLTALMDWNASREEEAKALKTDLENRFEKMGGWLAQINSMAPEVKENRFQAVRERVQEILQRMEAVLDESRFLQEIALMADKLDVSEECTRLEAHMKRLSELLDNAEDAGRKLDFTLQECFREINTCGNKVQDFSVSAIVVDYKNELEKCREQVQNLE from the coding sequence ATGAAAATTTTACGCAGTATGACCGGCTTTGGACGTTCGGTCCGGCATAATGAACGGTATTCTCTCATTTGTGAAATCCGCAGTGTGAACGGCAGATTTTTGGATATTAAATGGAAACTGCCCGCTTTGCTGCGGCCTTTTGAAAGCCGTTTTGAAAAAACTGCGCGTCAGCATGCCGCCCGCGGACGTGTTGAAATTTCTTTCACTTTGCAGGAAATAAACCAAAAAGGGCTTGTTTCCTTTGACCATGCGCAAGCTGACGCCATGTTGGCGGAATTGAAAAATTTAGCTGAGAAACGGGACGAAGTCTATCAAATCGATTATAACAGCCTATTGAAAATTCCGACTCTTTGGCTTGGGAACGAGGAAGAAGCAAGCGAAGAATTGGTGGAGTTCGCCCAAGAAAGCCTGCTTACGGCTTTAATGGATTGGAATGCTTCGCGCGAAGAAGAGGCGAAGGCTTTAAAAACCGACCTTGAAAACCGTTTTGAGAAAATGGGCGGGTGGCTTGCGCAAATAAACAGCATGGCCCCCGAAGTGAAGGAAAACCGTTTTCAAGCGGTGCGTGAACGGGTTCAGGAAATTTTGCAGCGCATGGAAGCTGTTCTTGACGAGAGCAGGTTCTTGCAGGAAATCGCGCTTATGGCGGATAAATTGGATGTGAGTGAGGAATGCACCCGTTTGGAAGCCCATATGAAGCGTTTGTCCGAACTTTTGGACAATGCCGAGGACGCAGGAAGAAAACTTGATTTTACCTTGCAGGAATGCTTTAGGGAAATCAATACGTGCGGGAATAAAGTGCAGGATTTTTCCGTGTCTGCGATTGTCGTCGATTATAAGAACGAGCTTGAAAAATGCCGTGAGCAGGTCCAAAATCTGGAGTGA
- a CDS encoding ATP-dependent RecD-like DNA helicase, producing the protein MGRQVQGTFSSGNAVEIRGSIERIVFHNEENGYTIFRLRPEKKLDLETLVGTMQNPQTGTQIKAKGQYIVHPKFGRQLQMESYVEERPSSAEGIRAFLASGCIRGIGPKWAEKIVSRFGGDTFNILDNEPDKLLEIPRFGQKRLTAVKISWAEHQGVRELMVFLQEHGIGASFAFRIYKHYEKHALDIVKENPYRLAMDVFGIGFHTADMLAMKLGFDSNSLLRAEAGLLYTLMELSGEGHIYYPEDKLVERTSGELNIDSNLVAKALLNLEKEERIVLDELDDHKGVYLYRHHVYETKIAFYLKRLLNSPRTVCFKNAEKSIDAVLAKMNIELAEEQLNAVNTAVRSKIMVLTGGPGTGKTTILNAIIKVFQSAGAKVLLAAPTGRAAKRMTETSGVEAKTIHRLLEFSPKEEGFGRNENNPLACSLLVVDEASMMDTMLMYHLIKAAPMGTTLILVGDVNQLPSVGPGNVLRDIIASGTVPVVELVEVFRQAAESDIICNAHLINKGELPYLRSGLRTDFFMFKQEGGEECANLIVDLVKNRIPRKFGFSPEEIQVLCPMTKGSTGTQNLNKELQKALNPSMLQIVRGDKVFKLNDKVMQIRNNYDKDVFNGDIGSIIIINAEDRELVIRFDERNVVYAFEELDEVVPAYAITIHKSQGAEYPVVIIPLLMQHFVMLERNLIYTAVTRGKKMVVLVGQMKALAMGVKNNKIRKRYTWLAKRLACDERLLRADMLPFAMDKREERNQDVSDNYDDIEFLQPIDEEIIFYDDYE; encoded by the coding sequence ATGGGCAGGCAGGTTCAAGGCACTTTTTCTTCCGGCAACGCCGTTGAAATACGGGGCAGTATCGAGCGTATAGTTTTTCATAATGAAGAAAATGGCTATACGATTTTTCGCTTGCGTCCGGAAAAGAAGCTTGATCTTGAAACATTGGTCGGAACCATGCAAAATCCGCAAACGGGAACGCAGATCAAGGCAAAAGGCCAGTATATCGTTCATCCGAAATTCGGACGGCAGCTGCAAATGGAAAGTTATGTCGAAGAACGCCCGTCTTCTGCCGAGGGGATACGCGCTTTTTTGGCTTCAGGCTGTATCCGCGGAATCGGTCCCAAATGGGCGGAAAAAATCGTTTCCCGGTTTGGCGGCGATACGTTCAATATTTTAGATAACGAGCCTGATAAATTGCTTGAAATTCCCCGTTTTGGGCAGAAACGTCTGACTGCTGTGAAAATTTCATGGGCGGAACATCAGGGGGTTCGGGAATTGATGGTTTTTTTGCAGGAGCACGGTATCGGAGCGTCTTTTGCGTTTAGGATTTATAAGCACTATGAAAAGCATGCTCTCGATATTGTGAAAGAAAACCCTTACCGTTTGGCAATGGACGTTTTTGGCATCGGTTTCCACACGGCTGACATGCTCGCCATGAAACTCGGTTTTGACAGTAACAGTTTATTGCGGGCGGAAGCGGGGCTTTTGTATACTTTGATGGAACTTTCCGGAGAGGGGCATATTTATTATCCCGAAGACAAGCTTGTCGAAAGAACTTCCGGCGAATTGAACATCGACAGCAATCTTGTGGCGAAAGCGCTTCTGAATTTGGAAAAGGAAGAGCGTATCGTTCTTGACGAGCTGGACGACCATAAGGGCGTTTATCTATACAGACATCATGTGTATGAAACAAAAATCGCTTTTTATTTGAAACGCTTATTAAATTCTCCCCGTACCGTTTGTTTTAAAAACGCCGAAAAAAGCATAGATGCCGTGCTTGCCAAAATGAATATCGAATTGGCGGAAGAACAGCTCAATGCCGTGAATACTGCCGTGCGGTCGAAAATAATGGTGCTTACGGGCGGTCCGGGAACCGGAAAGACAACGATTTTAAATGCCATTATCAAAGTTTTCCAGTCCGCGGGAGCAAAGGTATTGCTTGCGGCGCCGACAGGGCGAGCCGCAAAGCGCATGACGGAAACAAGCGGGGTTGAAGCGAAAACCATACACCGTTTACTTGAATTCAGCCCGAAAGAAGAAGGGTTTGGAAGGAACGAAAACAATCCTTTGGCTTGTTCTTTGCTTGTTGTCGATGAAGCGTCCATGATGGACACCATGCTCATGTATCATTTAATTAAAGCCGCCCCTATGGGAACGACGCTTATTTTGGTCGGAGATGTCAACCAACTGCCTTCTGTCGGTCCCGGAAATGTGCTGCGTGACATTATCGCTTCCGGAACCGTGCCGGTTGTCGAATTGGTCGAAGTGTTCAGACAAGCGGCTGAAAGCGATATTATTTGCAATGCTCACTTGATCAACAAGGGGGAACTGCCTTATCTGCGTTCCGGTCTGAGGACTGATTTCTTTATGTTCAAACAAGAGGGCGGCGAAGAATGCGCAAATCTCATCGTTGATTTGGTGAAAAACAGAATACCCCGTAAATTCGGTTTTTCGCCGGAAGAAATACAAGTGCTTTGTCCCATGACAAAAGGCAGCACGGGAACGCAGAACCTGAACAAAGAGCTGCAAAAAGCCCTCAATCCCAGCATGTTGCAAATTGTTCGGGGCGACAAGGTTTTTAAATTGAATGATAAGGTCATGCAAATCAGGAATAATTATGATAAGGATGTTTTCAACGGCGATATCGGTTCCATCATTATCATAAATGCCGAAGACAGGGAGCTTGTTATCCGTTTTGATGAACGCAATGTCGTCTATGCTTTTGAAGAACTGGACGAAGTCGTGCCTGCCTATGCCATTACAATCCATAAATCACAGGGAGCCGAATATCCGGTTGTCATCATCCCTCTTTTAATGCAGCATTTCGTAATGCTCGAAAGAAATCTCATTTATACGGCTGTGACAAGAGGAAAGAAAATGGTCGTGCTTGTGGGGCAAATGAAAGCACTTGCCATGGGAGTGAAAAATAATAAAATCAGAAAGCGCTATACTTGGCTTGCTAAGCGACTGGCTTGTGACGAACGTTTATTGCGTGCGGATATGCTTCCTTTTGCAATGGATAAAAGAGAAGAACGAAATCAGGATGTTTCCGATAATTATGATGATATTGAGTTTTTACAGCCGATAGATGAGGAAATAATTTTTTATGACGATTATGAATAA
- a CDS encoding SH3 domain-containing protein — protein sequence MRIFRYVLVLSCLLSVTACGQKKIPVDSVVFVADEKKISQSPMVFADTLPFAERVLLDAQEQQKNYAKFKKHFTAAWKQNKPYAGNLAFFRSYVQVAGEKRGYAENLHRWSDKEYQNLAHNAQYERFPSVAKNALVIKDTSLRLAPTDKPYFINPKKPGQAYPFDMFQNSILKTGTAVKVFHLSYDHAWYYVEAANASGWAHSEHIAFTSSETEDLWKNAADYVAVTKDNALVKSSVLQESVSLGSVFPLVAENPYGYTVAVPLRSEYGEARIEHCHISKDAAVKMPLVLTAGEVARLSEQLMGNVYGWGGMYNNRDCSSTLQDLFTPFGIWLPRNSAQQAKAGQRIMLTDLSDKEKEERIRAQAVPFQTVLYLPGHIGLYVGQFENKAVMLHNMWGIRIDEFGRFIVGKTVITTLYAGEELEGFDSSLMSRVQSLTILGKDDEF from the coding sequence ATGAGAATTTTTCGGTATGTTTTGGTGTTGTCATGTCTGCTTTCCGTAACCGCTTGCGGACAGAAAAAAATTCCGGTGGACAGTGTCGTTTTTGTCGCCGATGAAAAAAAGATTTCGCAATCACCGATGGTTTTTGCGGATACATTGCCTTTTGCGGAACGTGTTTTGCTGGATGCTCAGGAACAGCAAAAAAATTATGCGAAATTTAAAAAACATTTCACAGCCGCCTGGAAACAGAACAAACCGTATGCGGGAAATTTGGCTTTTTTCCGTTCTTATGTTCAGGTTGCAGGTGAAAAGCGCGGTTATGCTGAAAATTTGCACCGCTGGTCTGACAAAGAATATCAAAACTTGGCTCATAATGCGCAATATGAGCGTTTCCCTTCCGTTGCCAAAAACGCTTTGGTCATAAAAGACACAAGTTTGCGTCTGGCTCCCACGGATAAACCTTATTTTATCAATCCCAAAAAACCGGGACAAGCCTATCCTTTCGATATGTTTCAAAATTCAATTTTGAAAACAGGAACGGCGGTAAAGGTTTTTCATCTTTCCTACGACCATGCATGGTATTATGTGGAAGCGGCAAACGCCAGCGGCTGGGCGCATAGCGAACATATTGCCTTTACCTCGTCCGAAACGGAGGATTTGTGGAAAAATGCGGCAGATTATGTTGCCGTGACAAAAGATAACGCTTTGGTGAAAAGTTCCGTTCTGCAGGAATCTGTTTCTTTAGGTTCCGTGTTTCCTTTGGTTGCTGAAAATCCCTATGGATACACCGTTGCCGTGCCGCTGCGCAGCGAATACGGCGAAGCCCGCATCGAGCATTGCCATATTTCAAAAGACGCTGCGGTAAAAATGCCTCTGGTGTTGACAGCCGGCGAAGTCGCCCGCTTATCGGAACAGCTTATGGGAAATGTATACGGTTGGGGCGGAATGTACAATAACCGCGATTGTTCTTCCACGCTGCAGGATTTGTTTACGCCTTTCGGAATCTGGCTTCCCCGCAACTCCGCACAGCAGGCGAAAGCGGGGCAGCGCATCATGCTGACGGATTTATCCGATAAGGAAAAAGAAGAGCGTATCCGCGCGCAGGCGGTTCCGTTCCAAACAGTGCTCTATCTTCCCGGGCATATCGGTTTATATGTGGGACAGTTTGAAAACAAGGCCGTGATGCTGCACAATATGTGGGGGATACGTATTGATGAATTCGGACGCTTCATCGTCGGGAAAACGGTTATTACGACCCTCTATGCGGGCGAGGAACTGGAGGGCTTCGACAGCAGTCTGATGTCAAGAGTGCAGTCGCTGACAATTCTGGGAAAAGACGATGAGTTTTAG